Within the Streptomyces sp. R41 genome, the region ATGAGCCAGCATGTGCCCGAGCCCGATATCCGGGATTTCCTCCGGACACGCCGGGCCCGCATCACCCCGGAACAAGCCGGTCTACCCCCGCACCCGGGCGTGCGCCGGGTGCCCGGTCTCAGGCGCGAGGAAGTCGCCCAGCTGGCCGGAGTCAGCGTTGACTACTACGTACGGCTGGAACGCGGACGCAACACGAGTGTCTCGGCTGCCGTCCTGGACGCCGTCGCTCGCGCACTGCAACTGAACGACACCGAGCGTGACCATCTGTTCGCGCTGGCCAACCCCACCCGGCAGCGCCCGCATCCGAGAGCAAGCCAGCGTGCCCGCTCCGGGCTGCTGCGGGCACTGGCGAACATCGCCGACGTCCCGGCTCTGCTACTGGGTCACCGCCTGGACGTTCTGGCCACCAATCACCTGGCCCGCGCGTTCTACCGTGATTTCCCGGGCCTGCCGGACGGCGAGTGGAACATGGCCCGCTACATGTTCCTCGACGCTGCGGCCCGCGATCTCTACGTCGACTGGCCCGCCACCGCCCGCGAGAACGTCGGCATGTTGCACCTGTATGCCAGCCACCATCCGCGCGATCCCCGACTCGCCCAGCTGGTAAGCGAACTGTCCGTCGCCGACCGGGACTTCCGCCGGTGGTGGGCGGAACACGACGTGTACCAGCCCAAGTACGGCTCCAAGCGCTACCACCACCCACTCGTCGGGGAACTCACCCTCGGATTCGAAGCCTTCACTCCGATGGGAGACCCCGACCAGACGCTCGGCCTGTACACCGTCGAACCCGGATCACCGTCGGAAAACGCCCTGCGCATGCTCGCCAGCTGGACCGCAGACAGCACGCACATCCAGCCCGAAGAAACCGCCGACCATGAACACTGAAACAGCACCTCAAACCCCTGTCGTTCGGAACTGTTCCGACGAACGCGGTGGGTGCGGCGAGAGCAGACGCGCGAGATCCGTCTCGTAGCAGCCATGACATCGGCACGTATCGACACCGTGGCCGACACCCCGAAGATTCTCACTACAACCGCGCCAGAACGGGCGGGGACTCACCGGCAACACCAGTGGCTGTAAAAGCAAGCACAAGGCGTTGGTGGCGCGGCACTCGGCGACAGCCTGGTTCGTGCACGGACACGGGCCGAACAGGCACGCGTCGACCAGGCCGAACAGCGCCTGATCCCAAGGGGGAAAGCCGATGACATTGAGGAAATCGACCACGGCACTCATGATGTCCGCACTGTGTGCCGGCGCGCTGGTCACCACCACGGGCACGGCCGACGCCGCACCGGCGTCGGACCAGAAGGCCACCGCTGTCCTCGTCGTGAACACCTTCCAGAGCCTGGGCACTTTGAGGGCTCTTCACAGTTGAGGGTGTAGTCGCTGGTTGGATGGTGGCTGGCGCGTCGGTGTCGAGGTCTTCCGAGGATGGAGGTTCCTACGCCGCCCATCTGGAAGACCTCGACGTGCCTGACGCTACCTTCGGCTGCCCTGACCTGACCACGTTCTGCCGCCTGGATGAGCTCGGCCTGGTCGTGGTCGGCCAGCGTCTGGAGCCCGATTGCGCGGTCCTGGCGTGCCGGGTCCTGGAGGCCGATGACGGCACCGAGGGCTGGTGCCGACGCTGCGGGTGTGCAGGAAGACCCCGGGACACCGTCACGGGGGAGCTGGCGCACGAGCCGCTGGGCTGGCGACCGACCACCCTGCTGGTGACGATCCGCCGGTACCGGTGCACCGGGTGTGGGCATATGTGCCGCCAGGACACCAGCCACGCGGCCGAGCCGCGGGCCAGGATGTCGCGTCGTGGACTGGCCTGGGCGCTGGA harbors:
- a CDS encoding helix-turn-helix transcriptional regulator yields the protein MSQHVPEPDIRDFLRTRRARITPEQAGLPPHPGVRRVPGLRREEVAQLAGVSVDYYVRLERGRNTSVSAAVLDAVARALQLNDTERDHLFALANPTRQRPHPRASQRARSGLLRALANIADVPALLLGHRLDVLATNHLARAFYRDFPGLPDGEWNMARYMFLDAAARDLYVDWPATARENVGMLHLYASHHPRDPRLAQLVSELSVADRDFRRWWAEHDVYQPKYGSKRYHHPLVGELTLGFEAFTPMGDPDQTLGLYTVEPGSPSENALRMLASWTADSTHIQPEETADHEH